A region of Salinibacter sp. 10B DNA encodes the following proteins:
- the yidC gene encoding membrane protein insertase YidC gives MASPLRNQPAPEDQRNVIIATVLVAVIMFGYMFFFSPQPQLQQASGPADTSQQTAAAPDTQETPTDTGQTATAETQPSAATTESTPPEAPAADSITAGALQGTARRIVVETDLYTAVLNTKGGTLHRFTLKEYDQFNQVDPVQIVDTTAGGTLSLSFRTPTGKKVDTRSLYFSADTDADTMRVQDEPVSVTFEAALGEGTLRQTYTFHPDDYDLGLAVQQENPASFVTDEGYDLTWHGGMPYSEGGEEDELQYTGLFAYSGETLESVTLSDGDHGETRLSGAVSWMAVKNKYFTAALMPDSPDAVKGATLIGDKVGRATSAADFKELTGHFRMPRPQGESHVDQFHLYAGPIDYYNLADYERELYAMVDYGWDWFEWMTKPLAKWIYIPMLTYLGGGLPEATISSWGLPGWFGQGLPYGIVVILMAVLIKTVVYPLTKSSYRSMAQMRELQPKMEELRDKYDDDPQKQQEEMMKLYRETGVNPLGGCLPMFLQYPILISLYQFIPKSIQLRQKSFLWATDLSAPDKILQLPFEIPFYGDYVAGFTLLMGLAMIVTMRVQSTPSSGGQAKMFMYAMPAVIFFIFNRFASALSLYYLFYNIMTAAQQKWINMQLEKEKDEDGNLTNGRSSGEEAEKGFFGKLMERAREAQEEQR, from the coding sequence GTGGCTTCTCCCCTTCGCAACCAACCGGCGCCGGAAGATCAGCGCAACGTCATCATCGCGACCGTCCTGGTAGCGGTGATCATGTTTGGGTACATGTTCTTCTTCAGTCCGCAGCCCCAGCTCCAGCAGGCATCGGGGCCGGCGGACACGTCTCAGCAGACGGCCGCTGCGCCGGACACGCAAGAGACGCCAACCGATACAGGACAAACGGCCACGGCGGAGACGCAGCCGTCGGCCGCGACGACGGAGTCGACCCCGCCGGAGGCGCCGGCTGCGGATTCGATTACGGCTGGAGCGTTGCAGGGAACGGCCCGGCGCATCGTCGTCGAGACGGACCTCTACACGGCGGTCCTCAACACTAAGGGTGGTACGCTCCACCGCTTTACCCTCAAGGAGTACGACCAGTTCAATCAGGTCGACCCCGTTCAGATTGTGGACACCACGGCAGGCGGGACGCTCTCCCTGTCCTTCCGCACGCCGACGGGCAAAAAGGTCGACACCCGCTCCCTCTACTTTTCTGCCGATACCGATGCGGACACGATGCGCGTGCAGGACGAGCCGGTGTCGGTCACCTTCGAGGCCGCGCTGGGGGAGGGCACCCTCCGTCAGACCTACACGTTTCATCCGGACGATTACGACCTCGGTCTTGCCGTTCAGCAGGAGAACCCGGCGAGCTTCGTGACGGACGAGGGCTACGACCTGACGTGGCACGGCGGCATGCCGTACTCGGAGGGCGGGGAGGAGGACGAGCTGCAGTACACGGGTCTCTTTGCCTACAGCGGCGAGACGCTCGAAAGCGTCACCCTATCGGACGGGGACCACGGCGAGACGCGGCTGAGTGGGGCTGTCTCGTGGATGGCCGTCAAGAACAAGTACTTCACCGCTGCCCTGATGCCCGACAGTCCGGACGCGGTGAAAGGGGCGACCCTCATCGGCGACAAGGTCGGGCGGGCCACCAGTGCCGCGGACTTCAAGGAGCTTACGGGGCATTTCCGCATGCCGCGTCCGCAGGGCGAGTCGCACGTGGACCAGTTTCACCTCTACGCCGGCCCGATCGACTACTACAACCTGGCCGACTACGAGCGGGAGCTCTACGCGATGGTCGATTATGGGTGGGATTGGTTCGAGTGGATGACCAAGCCACTGGCGAAGTGGATCTACATCCCGATGCTCACCTACCTCGGAGGGGGGCTTCCGGAGGCCACGATTTCATCGTGGGGATTGCCGGGCTGGTTTGGGCAGGGCCTCCCATACGGCATTGTCGTCATCCTGATGGCCGTCCTCATCAAGACGGTGGTCTATCCGCTCACCAAGTCGTCCTACCGCAGCATGGCGCAGATGCGGGAGCTGCAGCCGAAGATGGAGGAGCTGCGGGACAAGTACGACGACGATCCGCAGAAGCAGCAGGAGGAGATGATGAAGCTCTACCGCGAGACGGGCGTGAACCCGCTCGGGGGCTGTCTGCCGATGTTCTTGCAGTACCCGATTCTGATTTCGCTCTACCAGTTTATTCCGAAGTCCATCCAGCTGCGGCAGAAGAGCTTCCTCTGGGCAACCGACCTGTCGGCGCCGGACAAGATTCTGCAGCTGCCTTTTGAAATTCCGTTCTATGGCGACTACGTAGCGGGCTTCACGCTGCTGATGGGCCTCGCCATGATCGTCACGATGCGCGTGCAGTCCACGCCCAGCAGTGGCGGGCAGGCCAAGATGTTCATGTATGCGATGCCGGCGGTCATCTTCTTCATCTTCAACCGGTTCGCGTCGGCCCTAAGCCTGTACTACCTCTTCTACAACATCATGACGGCGGCGCAGCAGAAGTGGATCAACATGCAGCTGGAGAAGGAAAAAGACGAGGATGGCAATCTCACGAACGGGAGGAGTTCGGGAGAGGAGGCCGAAAAGGGCTTCTTTGGAAAGCTCATGGAGCGGGCGCGGGAGGCGCAGGAGGAGCAGCGATAG
- the mnmE gene encoding tRNA uridine-5-carboxymethylaminomethyl(34) synthesis GTPase MnmE: MDDTIAAIATARGRAALAIVRTSGPDAISVVDDCFQGGDLTEAESHTAHVGFLVDADGNDVDQVVATVFRAPNSATGEHVVEVSCHGGDLAPQMVLESLLDHGARMAEPGEFTERAFLNGKMDLTQAEAVADLIHASSTKAHQASLTHLKGRYSDLLEDLREELLNLCSLVELEIDFSDEDVEFADRERLEELLDETEEILGDLLDTYPTGEKLKDGVRVVIGGRPNAGKSTLLNALVGHDRAIVSETPGTTRDEIEAEAEIEGVLFRFVDTAGLRDTADEIEAEGVRRATESIEAADVLLYLYDLTVGLDSEEIDFLGDLSDDDTGVRPFLIGNKADEAPDLPVADLDDLSALKLSALDARDDADMLQPLLDRLTDTVAEHLSRAESSPVVMNQRHRQHLQDALDAVQQAREALDRGVSGDMLTLDLRAALQELGAITGEITNEDVLNQIFSRFCIGK, encoded by the coding sequence ATGGACGACACGATCGCGGCCATTGCCACAGCGCGGGGACGAGCGGCCCTCGCCATCGTGCGCACCTCCGGCCCCGACGCCATCTCCGTCGTGGATGACTGCTTCCAGGGGGGCGACCTGACGGAGGCGGAGAGTCACACGGCGCACGTCGGCTTTCTGGTCGACGCGGACGGGAACGATGTGGATCAGGTGGTGGCTACCGTTTTCCGGGCGCCCAATTCCGCGACGGGCGAGCATGTGGTCGAGGTGTCCTGCCACGGCGGCGATCTGGCCCCGCAGATGGTGTTGGAGAGTCTGCTCGATCACGGCGCCCGCATGGCCGAGCCCGGCGAGTTTACGGAGCGAGCCTTCCTGAACGGCAAGATGGACCTGACGCAGGCCGAGGCGGTGGCCGACCTCATCCACGCCAGTTCCACGAAGGCACACCAGGCCTCCCTCACCCACCTCAAGGGCCGATACTCCGACCTGCTGGAGGACCTGCGCGAGGAGTTGCTGAATCTCTGCTCGCTCGTGGAACTGGAGATCGACTTTTCAGACGAGGACGTGGAGTTTGCCGATCGAGAGCGGCTGGAGGAGCTGCTGGATGAGACGGAGGAGATTCTGGGGGACCTGCTCGACACCTATCCCACCGGCGAAAAGCTGAAAGACGGCGTGCGCGTCGTCATCGGCGGGCGGCCCAACGCGGGCAAGTCCACCCTGCTGAACGCGCTGGTGGGCCACGACCGGGCCATCGTGAGCGAGACGCCCGGCACCACGCGGGACGAGATTGAGGCGGAGGCGGAGATCGAAGGCGTGCTCTTCCGTTTCGTGGACACCGCGGGCCTCCGCGACACCGCCGACGAGATTGAGGCCGAGGGCGTGCGCCGCGCCACCGAGTCCATCGAGGCGGCCGACGTGCTTCTCTACCTCTACGACCTCACGGTGGGCCTCGACTCCGAGGAAATCGACTTTCTGGGCGATCTGTCTGATGACGACACGGGAGTTCGGCCCTTTCTCATCGGCAACAAGGCCGACGAAGCCCCCGATTTGCCGGTGGCCGACCTCGACGACCTCTCGGCGCTCAAGCTCTCGGCCCTCGACGCCCGCGACGATGCCGACATGCTACAGCCCCTCCTCGACCGTCTCACCGACACGGTCGCCGAGCACCTGAGCCGCGCGGAATCTTCCCCCGTCGTCATGAACCAGCGCCACCGACAGCACCTCCAGGACGCCCTCGACGCCGTCCAGCAGGCCCGCGAGGCGCTCGACAGGGGCGTGTCCGGTGACATGCTCACGCTCGACCTCCGCGCCGCCCTTCAGGAACTGGGCGCCATCACCGGCGAGATCACGAACGAGGACGTGCTCAACCAGATCTTCTCCCGGTTCTGCATCGGGAAATGA
- a CDS encoding patatin-like phospholipase family protein gives MINVLSIDGGGIRGFIPALVLQHIEIETGRPTAEHFDLIAGTSTGGILALGLTLPQNGTASDPRYSAEELAALYRDRGEDIFHQPRWRQVASVVNLFDEKYDHSGLEGVLDEYFGDQPVGDGLTDVMVSSYDIQAREPYFFMSWREPDQTVPMRRAARATSAAPTYFEPAKVAVGDQQRVLVDGGVFVNNPAVSAYAEAERRYPDEPIRLVSIGTGSATEPIGYDESQEWGKLGWAVETIDIVFDGVSDAADYQLRHVLGDRFDRFQVPLESASDAMDDASIENLEALAQDAERMMATQADALEALCNRLDEA, from the coding sequence ATGATCAACGTCCTCTCGATCGACGGCGGCGGCATTCGCGGCTTCATCCCTGCGCTCGTTCTTCAGCATATCGAAATCGAAACCGGCCGGCCCACTGCCGAGCATTTCGACCTTATCGCCGGTACGTCCACCGGCGGCATCCTTGCGCTCGGTCTTACCCTTCCGCAGAACGGTACGGCGAGTGATCCACGGTACAGCGCCGAAGAACTGGCGGCTCTCTACCGGGATCGAGGAGAAGACATCTTTCACCAGCCGCGCTGGCGACAGGTGGCCTCTGTGGTCAATCTGTTCGACGAGAAGTACGACCACTCCGGTCTTGAGGGCGTCCTGGACGAGTATTTCGGCGATCAGCCGGTGGGCGACGGCCTGACGGACGTGATGGTGAGCAGCTACGACATTCAGGCCCGCGAGCCCTACTTCTTCATGAGCTGGCGGGAGCCGGACCAGACGGTGCCGATGCGCCGGGCGGCCCGGGCGACCTCCGCTGCGCCCACCTATTTCGAGCCCGCAAAAGTGGCGGTGGGGGATCAGCAGCGCGTGCTCGTGGACGGCGGCGTGTTCGTAAATAATCCTGCGGTATCGGCGTACGCGGAGGCCGAACGGCGGTATCCCGACGAGCCGATCCGGCTGGTCTCCATCGGGACGGGCAGCGCCACTGAGCCCATCGGCTACGACGAGTCGCAGGAGTGGGGCAAGCTGGGATGGGCCGTCGAGACGATCGATATTGTGTTCGACGGCGTGTCCGACGCGGCCGACTATCAGCTCCGCCACGTGCTCGGCGATCGGTTCGACCGCTTTCAGGTGCCGCTGGAGTCGGCCAGCGATGCCATGGACGACGCCTCGATCGAAAATCTGGAGGCACTCGCGCAGGACGCCGAGCGCATGATGGCGACCCAGGCCGATGCGCTAGAGGCACTCTGTAATCGGCTGGATGAGGCGTAG
- a CDS encoding acyl-ACP thioesterase domain-containing protein — MKARPWIESRVVRASDVTPNGTASVLALATFFQEAAGRHAAALGVSMQDLLADGKAWVLARLRMEVDRLPAWEEEITIETWPSGLDRLYATREFVFRDQDDRELARGTSAWLVIDTERRRPLRPPSVLYDIEVPDRPAPLGQEEVDFAALSTVDREQTFSVRYHDLDLNRHVNNVRYLEWALETLSPEILEERRCVGIALQFEAETTLGDSVRATAEEQQEGDSLRVRHRLSHATSDRTLARAVTRWTSISEDESR, encoded by the coding sequence ATGAAGGCTCGCCCCTGGATCGAATCTCGCGTCGTCCGTGCCTCGGATGTAACCCCTAATGGCACTGCGTCCGTCCTCGCCCTTGCCACGTTTTTTCAGGAGGCCGCCGGGCGCCATGCCGCCGCGCTCGGCGTTTCGATGCAAGACCTGCTGGCCGACGGCAAGGCGTGGGTCTTGGCCCGGCTTCGGATGGAGGTGGATCGGTTGCCGGCGTGGGAAGAAGAGATCACCATCGAGACGTGGCCGTCGGGCCTCGACCGGCTCTACGCCACGCGGGAGTTTGTTTTCCGGGACCAGGACGACCGTGAATTGGCTCGGGGCACCAGCGCCTGGCTCGTGATCGACACCGAGCGGCGGCGTCCACTGCGTCCCCCGTCGGTCCTGTACGACATCGAGGTGCCCGATCGGCCTGCGCCGCTGGGACAGGAAGAGGTTGACTTTGCAGCTCTATCCACCGTGGACCGGGAGCAGACCTTTTCCGTGCGCTACCACGACCTCGACCTCAACCGGCACGTCAACAACGTCCGCTACCTGGAGTGGGCACTAGAGACCCTGTCCCCAGAGATTCTGGAGGAGCGTCGCTGTGTAGGGATTGCGCTCCAGTTTGAGGCCGAGACGACCCTCGGCGATTCCGTGCGGGCGACCGCGGAGGAGCAGCAGGAAGGGGACAGCCTACGGGTACGTCACCGCCTGTCCCATGCTACGTCGGATCGGACCCTTGCACGTGCCGTGACGAGGTGGACTTCCATTTCAGAAGACGAGTCCAGATAA